The genomic window CGCGTGTAGGGGGCGACAGCGTCGCCAGGCGTATTTTCGGTCTGAACGGCGTAGGCGGCGTCGCAGGCCAGCCAGTCGCCCCAGTCCTCGTAGGGCGTTCCCAAGGCTTCGCCGATCAGCAGCCCCCGGAAACCCGAGCAATCCACGAAGAGATCGCCTTCGATCTCGCGCCCGTTATCCAGGACCAGCCTGTCGATGAAGCCGTCCTGCGCACGAAGCTTCACGGTGGCGATGCGCGCATCGATACGCGTTACGCCGGAGCCCTCCGCATAGCGGCGAAGACGTTGCGCAAACAGGGCGGCGTCGAAATGCAGGGCCCAGTCGAAGACCGACAGGCTGGAGGGCGGATTGGGCGACGGCTCCACGAACTTGTTCGCCAGCGCCAGCGACGCCCCGAGCGAATAGGCCGACAGGGGCGTGGCGTCTCCGGTTTCCGCCTGCCGCATCCAGTAGTGATGAAACCCGACGCCGTTCAGGTCCTGGCCGTAGAGACCGAAGGGATGGATGAAGTCCGAGCGAGGCCCGCCCCACCCCTCGAAGCGGATTCCCAGCTTGCAGGTGGCCTGGGTCGCCGACATCACGTCGGCGTCGGTGAGCCCCAGTTGGGCGTAGAAGCGTCGGATCGTCGGTATGGTCGCCTCGCCGACCCCGACCGTGCCGATCTCTGAAGACTCCACCACCGTGATGGCGATGTCTGTCGACGCCAGATGCCGGGCAAGCGCCGCCGCCGCCATCCAGCCCGCCGTGCCGCCGCCGACGATCACGACCTTTCGGATGGCGGCGCCCCGATCGGATGTCTGCGGCGGTTCGACGGAAGGAGTAGTCATTGTCTTCGTTCGGCCCTCGAACCGTAAACACGCTAGGCTAGACGAAAAGAGGCCGGCGACAACGCAAAGGTCGCCGCCGGCCAGAGGCTTCAGGAAAGTCTAGAACTTGGCGCGTACGCCCAGAGACCAACGCGGTTCGAACTCATTGCGGGAGTGGAACTGTTCCGCGCCCTTCTCGAACTCGAGGTAGTATTCCTCGATCTCGCCGAGGACATTGGATCCATTGGCGTAGAACACCAGATTTTCGTTGAACTGATAGGTGACGTTCAGGTCAACGTACTGGGACGTATCCTGATAAATCGGGATCTGGCCGAAGGTGCCCGACAGGCGAGGCGTACGGTAGTTGTAGGCCACGCGAGCCTGCAGCTTGTCGCCCTGATACCAGATCGCGGCGTTGACCTGCTGCTCAGAGTTATCCGGGAAGGGCAGGTCGTCACCGGACAGATTTTGCGCGTTCTGCGAACTGTCCGAGAAGGTGTAGCTGCCGTCGAAGCCGAAGTTATGGAACAGGCTGGCTTCATCGAGAAAATCGCTAAGCGCGATCTTGGCGCCGATTTCCAGACCCTGCAGCGAACCGCCCTCGCCCTGGACAGGACGGTTCACCGGAACGGTTCGACGGATGATGCCGTCGCCATCCGGGAACTGTCCGTCGTTGACCGTGGCTCGGGTCACGAAGCTTTCGATATCCAGCTTGAACAGGGCCAGGCTGAACATGGTGGCGCGGCCGGGATAGTATTCCAGGCTCAGATCATAGTTGTTCGACCGCCATGGGTTCAGCTCGGGGCTGCCGGCGAAGGTCGCTCCGGTCACGCGACGAATGCCGACAGGCGGAGCCGTTGGATCGGTCGGCGTAGGCCCAGACGAGTCGGCCGTCGAAATCGTGACGCCGCCGCCGTAGTTCCCCAGATCCAGCGGGATCATCGTCTTGTTGAACGCCGCATGCAGCTTCAGCTGATCGCTGAAATCGTAGACCATGTTCACCGACGGCAGATAGTCGGTGTAGGTGCGAGACGACAGGGTGTCGCCGACATCCAGATTTGTGTCGCCATAGTTGCGCGTCTCGCCGGTCTGGTTCTGACGCACCCGCAACTCGGTGCGGATGGCGCGCAGGCCCACATCGCCGTGCAGATTGCCGAAGCCGACAGTGGCGTTCAGATAGCCGCTGTCCTCATACAGATCGACGTCATAGCTGTTGCCCGGGATGATGACTTCATAGGCGCTGCCGAAAACGCGCTGCTGGAAGGCCACGACATCGTCGAAGTCCCGCGGATCGGCGACCCAGACGCCAGGCAGGCCGCGCGTGATCGATCCCCAGTCGTCCAGGAAATAGACGTTGTTGTTGGTGTTCAGCTTCGTCGGACGATTGACCGTATAGCCCTGGAAGATGGTCTGAGGGTTCGTGGCGCTGACCGGAAGCGCCGGGTTGAAGGATGGGTTGGCCACCTGCTCGCCGGCGGAGCATTGGTTCTGGTTCATGACGACGTCGATCGCCTTCCACTGAACCGAGCAGCCGTTGACGTCCGAGAACAGGTGGAAGTTGGTGATCGACACTTGGCGATCCGAGTGCCGCAGGCCGGCGTCGATCTTCTCGATGAAGCCCAGCGCCGGGCCGTTCTGGAACTCGTAGGCGCCGTCCATGCGCACGACGGTGAGTTCGGATTCGTTGCGCTGGTTGCCCTCGGACGAATAGGCCGCAACCGCGTAGCTATCCAGGTTGGACATATACTGCGTCAGCGGCACATTGCCCAAACCGCCCACGATCGGATTGTTGAAGTTGCTCCAGACCGTCTGGCCGCCGCCGACGTTCAGATGGATCTGCGGATCGTTGCCGATGCCCAGCGGGTTGGGGTTGATGTAGCGACCGCCGGCCGAACCGATGATGCCGTTCGAATACTGCGAGGTCGGATACTGGGCGGCGATGGCGGCGGAATAGAAGGGTCCGCGCGTCCGGTCGGCGGCATCGCGGAACAGGGTGAAGTTGCGATCCGGCGCATATTGCCAGTTCGACAGGTCGCCCTGCACCTGGCCGTTCATGCTCAGCAGCGACGCCTCGCCATGCAACGCGCGCGCCGAGAAGGTGAAGGGCCCGCCCCGATCGTACTTCAGCTCCAGGTTCAGATTGGTCGATTCATTGTTCTTGGTGCGGTTGACCGTAAACGAGTTCATCCACCAGACATCGAGATCGTATTCGGTGACGTCGAGCCAGGGATTGCCGTTGCTGCCGTTCACGCCGGTTTGGGTGAAGGCCGTCGGCGTGGTCCAGGTCAGGCCGTTCCAGCGATTGGAGATGTTCAGGCCCGCCGCCCGGTCGTGCTCCTCCAACTTGGTGTAGAAGACCTCGCCGGTCAGGTCGAAACCGTCGTCGATCTTCCAGGTGAAGGCGCCGTTCAGCCCGGTCCGCTTGCGTTCAACCTCCCGATGGAAGGTGTCGTAGCCGTGCGGCGCGATCCAGTTATTGTCCGAACCACCCCAATCGTTGTTGCCGAAGACGCCGCCCGACACCCCTGAATAGTTGTTGCCAAGGTTGGCTTCGGAATAGACGCCCGAGATCATCGCGCCGAAGCGATCGTTGCGCCAGTTGAGCAGTCCGTTGAACAGATAGTCGTCGTGGCGCGTGTCCTGGCCGGTCGAATACTCGGCCGCCTTGGCGATGGTCAGGCCTTCGCTGAAGTTGAACGGCCGCTGGGTGCGCAGGTCGATCGTGCCGGAGATGCCGGACTGGGCGTTGTGAACGTCCATCGACTTGTAGACGACGATCGAGTTCATCAACTGCGCCGGCACATCGTTCAGGTTCGGCTGGGCGCTGCCCAGATTGCCCGGCGCCAGATATTGCTCGCCGTTCAACAGCGTCACCACCTGCGGAAGGCCGCGGATGTTCACCGTCGCGCCCTCCCCGGCGCTACGCTGGATCTGGATGCCGCCGATCCGCTGCAGGGCGTCGGCGACCGTCACGTCCGGCAGCTTGCCGATGTCCTCGGCCGAAATCGCGTCGACCACAGCGGTGCTGTTGCGCTTGATGCTGATCGCCTGCTGCTGCGACGCCCGGATGCCGGTGACCACGATTTCGTCCAGCGTCGTTGCGTCGGGACTGTTGGTTTGGGTCGTTTCCGGCGCTGTCTGCGCCATCGCCGGCGTCACCAGGGCGGTCGTCGCCAGCAAAGCGGTCAGAATGGATGTCCTGCGTAGTCTCATGATCGTTTCCTCCTCCAGTTCGCCGCTTGTTGATGCGGCTTATTTCCTGCCTCAGGGTTTCAGCAGATGCGGGGTGATCCTCGCTTCTCCGCCAATGCCTTCGTCCAGAGCATCGCGCGCCACCCGGACTTGATAGGGGCCCGGCAAGATGCGCCAACCCGGCGCGCTCGTGTCGTATCGGGCCAGAACCCGAGGCTCCGCCGTCAGGGTGATCCGCCGCGTCTCGCCCGGCGCGAGACTGACGCGAGCGAAGCCCGCCAGACGCCGCGCGCCGCCGTCCGGCAAGGTCACATAGAGCTGCGGGACATCGTCCCCGGCGCGATCGCCGGTATTCGTCACCTCGACGCTGACGCGCAGCCCGTCGCCGGCCTCAATCGTCAACCCGTCGTAGGCGAAGGTCGTGTAGCTCAGCCCATGACCGAAGGGGAAAAGCGGCCGGCGCCCCTCGCGCTCGTACCAGCGGTAGCCGACATCCGATCCTTCGGGATAGTCCACGGGGAACGGTTTGAACTCGGCAGCGGAGCCTGAGCCGGCATTGGAGGCGGCATCGGACTGCTTCAGCGCCTGCAGGCCTGGGGGCGTGGGCCGGGGCGGCTGATCGGCGTCGCGCGGGAAGGTGATCGGCAGGCGGCCCGAGGGGTTCACCTTTCCGAACAGGATGCGCGCGATGGCTTCGCCCCCGCGCTGTCCCGGATACCAGGCCTGGACCACCGCCGCGACCTCGTCGATCCACGGCATGAGCACAGGACCGCCCGTTTCCAGGACGACTGTCGTCTTAGGATTGGCGGCGGCGACGGCCCGGATCAGATCGTCCTGGCCGTTCGGCAGTTTCAGGTCTTCGACGTCCTGCGCTTCGGTGGTCCATTGGGTGGCGAAGACGAGGACGACGTCCGCATTGCGCGCGGCGGCGACGGCCTGCGCGGCGTCTGCGCCGTCGACGAAGGTCACATCCGCATCCGGCGCCTCAGCCTTGATCGCCGCCAGCGGCGAAGAGGCATGATAGGTGACGCGAGCGAAGGACGAAGCCGCCCCCGACGTCAGCGGAATTTCTATGGGCGCGCCGCCGACCGAGCGGACCTGAGACGACCCCCCGCCCGACAGCACGCCGACGTCGGCATGCCCGCCGATGACGACGATCCGACGCGCGCTCGCCGCCAAGGGCAGAACGCCGCGCGTGTTCTTCAACAGAACGATGCCCGCTTCGGCCGCGCGCTGCGCCACCTCGGCATGGGCGGCGTAGTCCGGCGTTTCGGCGGTGGTAGGCACCGGGTGGTCCATCGCCCCGCTCTCGATCATCCCTGTCAGGATGCGAGCGACCATGTCGTCCAATCGGGCTTCAGACACGCGGCCCGCCGCGACGGCCTCGCCCAACGGCGCGCCGAAGTAGATCTGGCGGTCCAACTCCTGGCCCGACTCCTGGTCCAGGCCATTGTTGGCGGCCTTTTCCGTGGAATGCACCGCGCCCCAGTCGGACATGACCCAACCCGGATAGGCCCAGTCGCGCTTCAGAACTTGGTTG from Brevundimonas fontaquae includes these protein-coding regions:
- a CDS encoding beta-glucosidase family protein, producing MRYRGWLGLTISALALGVVQPWAAPALAAQSQVVSAALPDARARADALVARMTREEKLSLVHGYFPPMADRTPGAPLEQMIPSAGYVPGVPRLGVPPLRESDASLGVANQVEQRKGDVATALPSSLATAATFDPEIAYAGGAMIGSEARSKTFNVLLAGGVNLTRDPWNGRNFEYLGEDPLLAGVLAGEHIRGVQSNNIVSTIKHFAFNSQETGRMIMDARLGEAALRESDLLAFQIAIERGRPGSVMCAYNRVNGDYACENDFLLNQVLKRDWAYPGWVMSDWGAVHSTEKAANNGLDQESGQELDRQIYFGAPLGEAVAAGRVSEARLDDMVARILTGMIESGAMDHPVPTTAETPDYAAHAEVAQRAAEAGIVLLKNTRGVLPLAASARRIVVIGGHADVGVLSGGGSSQVRSVGGAPIEIPLTSGAASSFARVTYHASSPLAAIKAEAPDADVTFVDGADAAQAVAAARNADVVLVFATQWTTEAQDVEDLKLPNGQDDLIRAVAAANPKTTVVLETGGPVLMPWIDEVAAVVQAWYPGQRGGEAIARILFGKVNPSGRLPITFPRDADQPPRPTPPGLQALKQSDAASNAGSGSAAEFKPFPVDYPEGSDVGYRWYEREGRRPLFPFGHGLSYTTFAYDGLTIEAGDGLRVSVEVTNTGDRAGDDVPQLYVTLPDGGARRLAGFARVSLAPGETRRITLTAEPRVLARYDTSAPGWRILPGPYQVRVARDALDEGIGGEARITPHLLKP
- a CDS encoding TonB-dependent receptor produces the protein MRLRRTSILTALLATTALVTPAMAQTAPETTQTNSPDATTLDEIVVTGIRASQQQAISIKRNSTAVVDAISAEDIGKLPDVTVADALQRIGGIQIQRSAGEGATVNIRGLPQVVTLLNGEQYLAPGNLGSAQPNLNDVPAQLMNSIVVYKSMDVHNAQSGISGTIDLRTQRPFNFSEGLTIAKAAEYSTGQDTRHDDYLFNGLLNWRNDRFGAMISGVYSEANLGNNYSGVSGGVFGNNDWGGSDNNWIAPHGYDTFHREVERKRTGLNGAFTWKIDDGFDLTGEVFYTKLEEHDRAAGLNISNRWNGLTWTTPTAFTQTGVNGSNGNPWLDVTEYDLDVWWMNSFTVNRTKNNESTNLNLELKYDRGGPFTFSARALHGEASLLSMNGQVQGDLSNWQYAPDRNFTLFRDAADRTRGPFYSAAIAAQYPTSQYSNGIIGSAGGRYINPNPLGIGNDPQIHLNVGGGQTVWSNFNNPIVGGLGNVPLTQYMSNLDSYAVAAYSSEGNQRNESELTVVRMDGAYEFQNGPALGFIEKIDAGLRHSDRQVSITNFHLFSDVNGCSVQWKAIDVVMNQNQCSAGEQVANPSFNPALPVSATNPQTIFQGYTVNRPTKLNTNNNVYFLDDWGSITRGLPGVWVADPRDFDDVVAFQQRVFGSAYEVIIPGNSYDVDLYEDSGYLNATVGFGNLHGDVGLRAIRTELRVRQNQTGETRNYGDTNLDVGDTLSSRTYTDYLPSVNMVYDFSDQLKLHAAFNKTMIPLDLGNYGGGVTISTADSSGPTPTDPTAPPVGIRRVTGATFAGSPELNPWRSNNYDLSLEYYPGRATMFSLALFKLDIESFVTRATVNDGQFPDGDGIIRRTVPVNRPVQGEGGSLQGLEIGAKIALSDFLDEASLFHNFGFDGSYTFSDSSQNAQNLSGDDLPFPDNSEQQVNAAIWYQGDKLQARVAYNYRTPRLSGTFGQIPIYQDTSQYVDLNVTYQFNENLVFYANGSNVLGEIEEYYLEFEKGAEQFHSRNEFEPRWSLGVRAKF
- a CDS encoding tryptophan halogenase family protein gives rise to the protein MTTPSVEPPQTSDRGAAIRKVVIVGGGTAGWMAAAALARHLASTDIAITVVESSEIGTVGVGEATIPTIRRFYAQLGLTDADVMSATQATCKLGIRFEGWGGPRSDFIHPFGLYGQDLNGVGFHHYWMRQAETGDATPLSAYSLGASLALANKFVEPSPNPPSSLSVFDWALHFDAALFAQRLRRYAEGSGVTRIDARIATVKLRAQDGFIDRLVLDNGREIEGDLFVDCSGFRGLLIGEALGTPYEDWGDWLACDAAYAVQTENTPGDAVAPYTRVTAHQAGWRWRIPLRHRTGNGLVFSSAHMSDDAAQAALMANLQGRPLSAPRRIDFRPGRRRQAWVKNCVALGLAAGFLEPLESTSIALIENGIERLKALFPDRDFAPAVLEEFNDQSAREMERTRDFIILHYWLNGRDEAFWRERRETAVPDTLRRKVDLWKARGAFVRYRWEMFHPASWLAIYDGLGLMPERVDPAVQGIDPVQLRQGLWGMRDAVADMVERTTSHDAFLARFGGVSDPKGISNAS